A DNA window from Methanosphaera sp. WGK6 contains the following coding sequences:
- a CDS encoding glycosyltransferase family 39 protein has protein sequence MFSFVTFNRSVICTPATIAIALSMLACLFFYQAIQYSKSSNIILSAILLGLICNLHMATALMTIGVLGLYGLIQLCRFKFKINHVLLFIFVVVVVGLPWWTYVYIKYTLIFNSISGNSLLLTDFIFKYYGIICFIFTVIGFYKLLKEKEDKSLFLIVWALSLVLLSQITYLGVETVSIRILEVASYPLIIISGIGFMYFIYSLKSVKLRVIIIIMLVIVSTFSTIMYVDSYTPDLLGEDDYNTTIFPEKMHVCIDPIGTIIKPTIISSRFGNSQLAYDRYDVMSWFMKNSNNSFVVSEDSIMDTIIVCSSNSSVVYGGFTESIPDYVVDPVHIVKNHSTIYELNDLGIDYILLRQNTSTPSYVQVEYTNQNYKICSIKT, from the coding sequence ATGTTTTCATTTGTCACATTCAATAGGAGTGTAATATGTACACCTGCAACAATTGCAATAGCTTTATCTATGTTAGCTTGTCTTTTCTTTTATCAAGCTATTCAATATAGTAAATCTTCTAATATAATATTATCTGCAATTTTATTGGGTTTAATTTGTAATTTACATATGGCCACAGCATTAATGACAATTGGTGTTTTAGGATTATATGGATTAATTCAATTATGTAGATTTAAGTTTAAAATTAATCATGTTTTATTATTTATCTTTGTGGTTGTAGTAGTAGGTTTGCCATGGTGGACTTATGTGTACATTAAGTACACATTAATTTTCAATTCAATTTCAGGTAATTCATTACTTCTGACAGATTTTATCTTCAAATACTATGGAATAATATGTTTTATATTCACAGTTATTGGTTTTTATAAATTATTAAAGGAAAAAGAAGATAAATCTTTATTTTTAATAGTATGGGCATTGTCATTAGTATTATTAAGTCAAATAACATATCTTGGTGTTGAAACAGTTTCAATTAGAATTTTGGAAGTTGCATCATATCCACTTATAATTATATCTGGAATTGGTTTTATGTATTTTATATATTCATTAAAATCAGTTAAACTAAGGGTGATAATTATCATTATGTTAGTCATAGTTTCTACTTTTTCAACAATAATGTATGTTGATAGTTATACACCTGATTTATTAGGTGAGGATGATTATAATACGACAATATTTCCTGAGAAAATGCATGTATGTATAGATCCAATTGGTACAATTATAAAGCCAACAATCATATCATCTCGGTTTGGAAATTCACAATTAGCTTATGATAGATATGATGTCATGTCATGGTTTATGAAAAATTCTAATAATTCCTTTGTAGTATCAGAGGATTCAATAATGGATACAATTATAGTATGTAGTAGTAATTCATCAGTTGTTTATGGTGGTTTCACTGAATCTATTCCGGATTATGTGGTTGATCCAGTACATATTGTTAAAAATCATTCAACAATCTATGAACTAAATGATTTAGGTATTGATTACATATTACTAAGACAAAATACATCAACTCCAAGTTATGTGCAAGTAGAATACACTAACCAAAATTACAAAATATGCTCTATTAAAACATAA
- a CDS encoding ATP-dependent DNA ligase produces the protein MTKTSYTKLVEVYEKISNTSSRLEKRDIISDFLKEIKETDPEITYDITLLLQGKIFPPWSDKEMGISTQLIIKSLSKLLGEKTKTIEDKLATVGDMGEITQELVKNNKQVTFFKVPLTVTKVISNLRKTESITGSNSQNKKLNFILELYTSATPLEAKYITRTITEKLRIGVGEGTLVDAIAQAYNMDKEIIDKAYMLSNDLGEVAIRAQESEQSVKNLTITPGKPIKPMLAQLSPGIKESINEMEHVICETKYDGIRVQIHHYDGKTKIFTRRLENVTNALPEVVEYIEEALPNKDFIVEGEVIATKDNKPISFQYILQRVKRKYDIEKMREKIPLKVFLFDVLFFDKPIAEKPLGERRKLLNEIVTPSNNVELSTMKIVTPLNYIEAEELFTWSIDAGHEGIMFKDITSPYSPGKRGKNMLKYKPVRETLDCVITGGTYGKGKRAKFFGSYLLSLYDEKTGDYKTLVHAATGMDDEMLASLTERMEKLVITRAEQQVTFKPEVILEVAYSEIVESNEYETGYSLRFPAIKGLRDDIGLDQVDTISKLQQMIELQNN, from the coding sequence ATGACAAAAACTTCCTATACAAAATTAGTAGAAGTTTATGAAAAAATAAGTAATACTTCTAGTAGATTAGAAAAACGGGATATAATATCTGATTTTCTTAAAGAAATTAAAGAAACCGACCCTGAAATAACATATGATATAACACTACTTCTTCAAGGAAAAATATTTCCACCATGGAGTGATAAAGAAATGGGTATCTCCACCCAATTAATTATCAAATCACTATCCAAACTTCTTGGAGAAAAAACAAAAACAATAGAAGATAAACTAGCAACAGTAGGAGATATGGGAGAAATCACACAAGAACTAGTAAAAAACAATAAACAAGTAACATTCTTCAAAGTACCTCTAACAGTAACAAAAGTAATCTCAAATCTTCGAAAAACAGAATCAATCACAGGAAGCAATTCACAAAACAAAAAACTTAACTTCATACTAGAATTATACACTTCAGCAACACCATTAGAGGCAAAATACATAACAAGAACAATAACAGAAAAACTCAGAATAGGCGTAGGTGAAGGAACACTGGTGGATGCAATAGCACAAGCATACAACATGGATAAAGAAATAATAGATAAAGCATACATGTTATCCAATGATTTAGGTGAAGTAGCAATAAGAGCACAGGAATCTGAACAATCAGTTAAAAATCTGACAATAACACCAGGTAAACCAATAAAACCAATGTTAGCACAACTAAGTCCTGGAATAAAAGAAAGTATAAACGAAATGGAACATGTTATCTGTGAAACAAAATATGATGGAATACGTGTACAAATACACCACTATGATGGAAAAACAAAAATATTCACAAGACGTTTAGAAAATGTAACAAATGCATTACCAGAAGTAGTTGAATACATAGAAGAAGCACTACCAAATAAAGACTTCATTGTAGAAGGAGAAGTAATAGCTACAAAAGATAACAAGCCAATATCATTCCAATACATTCTTCAAAGAGTAAAAAGAAAATACGATATAGAAAAAATGCGTGAAAAAATACCATTAAAAGTATTTTTATTTGATGTATTATTCTTTGATAAACCAATAGCAGAAAAACCACTAGGAGAACGAAGAAAACTATTAAATGAAATAGTAACACCATCAAATAATGTAGAACTAAGTACTATGAAAATAGTAACACCATTAAATTACATTGAAGCTGAAGAACTATTCACATGGTCTATAGATGCAGGACATGAAGGAATAATGTTCAAAGACATAACAAGTCCATACTCACCAGGAAAACGAGGAAAAAATATGCTTAAATACAAGCCAGTACGTGAAACACTAGATTGTGTAATAACTGGTGGAACATATGGTAAAGGAAAAAGAGCAAAATTCTTTGGATCATACCTATTATCATTATATGATGAAAAAACAGGAGACTATAAAACATTAGTTCATGCAGCAACAGGAATGGATGATGAAATGTTAGCCTCATTAACAGAACGTATGGAAAAATTAGTAATAACTCGTGCAGAACAACAAGTAACATTTAAACCCGAAGTAATACTAGAAGTAGCCTATAGTGAAATAGTGGAGAGTAATGAATATGAAACAGGATATTCTCTAAGATTTCCAGCAATCAAAGGACTTCGGGATGACATAGGATTAGATCAAGTAGATACAATTTCTAAATTACAACAAATGATTGAGTTACAAAATAATTAA
- a CDS encoding exodeoxyribonuclease VII large subunit, giving the protein MQDKQIFKISTITVLIGILGLILTYGYVTPEQLTIDKIDNSKLDNQVEIVGVIESQTITKSGTRIIKLTDDTGNINLVIFSSTLIETELYNGMNITVTGKVTNYNGQIELILEEENNLRI; this is encoded by the coding sequence ATGCAAGATAAACAAATATTTAAAATTTCGACAATAACTGTACTAATTGGAATACTTGGCTTAATTTTAACTTATGGCTATGTAACTCCAGAACAATTAACAATAGATAAGATAGATAATTCAAAACTAGATAATCAAGTTGAAATAGTTGGTGTAATTGAATCACAAACAATTACAAAATCAGGAACTAGAATAATTAAATTAACTGATGATACAGGTAATATTAACTTAGTTATTTTTTCATCTACTCTTATCGAAACAGAATTATATAATGGTATGAATATTACTGTAACTGGAAAAGTAACAAATTATAATGGTCAAATAGAATTAATTTTAGAAGAAGAAAATAATTTAAGAATTTAA
- a CDS encoding Ig-like domain repeat protein — protein sequence MNVRKIFGILSIIFIVSVVSLSAISATDSDTSTYSENIVEQTQTGITNDISDIQTVNNDNKTSKTTDIKKTSVKNIKTENIQTVTDYDSLKTQWNNIQENGVNGTEYTINLKNGEYKISETLIANTSSPAVTITLNGEDVNKTIIDGQGLHKFIYINNKINNKNSVLKLNNLTIQNCLEDNSTGLGMDGGAIYAKNYKTIVDNCNFINNSIFIKNKLTGFGGAILTYNITVKNSTFKNNSAESGAALEVVSAGSIIEDSQFLNNNATLYAAVYFAGNLTVNRCEFINNTAGQASALYRVGYLPSLTMDRCTFINNSGHSAAYDSYWLYAGAPQNISNCVFINNTGGSRVNDLYLYGQWDFEAVANYTYFAGVANPVNSYSKSALIVDNIIAVLANNHTQGATVTQLEKQLIVKATAIGIYNDHEVTSIGNGYEIPLSVDCDYFNVSGVVLNEENKFTYVFDLTTLPENFDDFTIYADGVKVATVTYKKTDIEINPIISKAGQNITINATISENGMLLNKGKVAFKLNGKTIGHANVSLGTASLNYQIPYYTAKNYTITVVYGGTNKFSPARVNTTLTLKKLATKNTIKTTTVNNTLKITVETIDENNKPVTRGKLAVKINGATINTTTTTGNETIEYKIAKSWNNKKITITAIYGENSLYDTNRVNITETLSIQKNNTTTTQKTSLKSTNTTTTQKTSLKTADTNIYYVSNTGSDNNAGTESNPFKTIEKAINTINTTKQASTIYLIEGTYKGKGNTNLTVPGDLTIKIIGLGNTSIDGEVNYTIKTQLDPGEYYWGSSPIWYPYSNTSGNWAMNITKGNGKITIENLTIKNCWSPGGSSIAAYATANIDNYGNLEVNNVSFIFNHGGVGASIRNNNGSTLTVNNSLFDGNRKSSSTGNYGPGIYNNGTASVYNSLFQNNYARWGTITNDKIMTIVNCTLKDNIGYDGGSTYKTGSGITINTASTDFYASMNNTGVKTVIDGCTFINNEQLDVYADISEFNLTNSVFNKSTGVVVTGSSENYGITQIIANNTFVDSIGSTLYNSLSSTDKIILTLRLEAKYKYIIENNTVSGLTGTSSRAIELSADNSIIKNNTVDRTISINGKNNTIEENNITTSQDAYTIILKNGNNSVKNNYLYTNGYRGNAAVNSTSTTNIVENNLPEVVEITIDDESYNTFFDENGNLRPSFGTIEQITITGALTNKNIIINKTISIIQGNNKITSYNVTIKENGGKLDVSGLIIQNTNNNPIIILNNNGVVQKVKFQTNNEYAIILNGENNIIKNNELLADVLVGDNAVKSSQNNEISSNTPIYINYVLSEETYNTYFDEKGYIKQLSSDKDIHFMINGSLSNKNIILDNNKTVSILYYNNSVLYNTTITTLGTTNLNISNITIINNNNREAINLNTPTNTISYVNITTNANAINVINSTKLLINYNNINVNSKSNVTAISIKDSKTSISIQYNNITTKGLSTTVDETGHAGTTGIEALNTTGLIIQRNNLNTTFTHVEGEYDTIYSINLVNPELLTYVRILYNNIVTDGNSYAYGINMINQTVRFEYNNVSTEANGQATGLQATNINAYIADIYHPWGIRYSTFKSETSNSYGVILSAAHDLAVFSNKFYLNGLNAIGVNTYKTKNVTIVSDTFEMYNDNVKAIEIIDSLKTNITSNAIDIIAKNNTAIELLNTTTTLVTKNTIITNTKYSVLINENSYENAVTNNILYSEELADDSVLKLNSNNRVRENLPESITTDFYLTDSTYSQFFDENGILRNNVPAGIKIMLTGNLHDKVLNITKPLTIVSDGTTYYDCKLILSANEINITGAKFIGNNTKIIIDGNSSNLDFALDIEGVLGNQTIITINGNYNTINSTGTIDVDADKTNNNTNIIVEHVTGNYNTITHGYMYSAYSNNTILLFLENAKYNNITAQTLVAQYANRAVDVYMKNSDYNNFTFGGLQSQSSINFIGIILDNSSYNYISKRPNDYSASISVRGSNLESNMGLLLMNQSNHNNIIGITSMLKLNMPSILLILNSDFNNIYNCTLYTLTTDGFAVNITEGRNNTVEWNFLNSTSLLGDNAVIQEMDGETVQNTVRYNYGSTSLYKSSQIKLDDIVGHIGDMVELSANVTYRNGTMWNSPYVSIDKGYVVFKENGVVIGKVDVDETGFAKLNYTIPDTSKQLNISAEYYDTSLAYYHSSINKVLSVNKYGSSVLLSDVVSVGTRATIIAIVQDENKNIISSGKLAFKLNGVTIGYAFIEQNIAMFNVDITKYSPKNYTITAVYEGSNKYESARQNSTLVIQAGEPTSVQLTKQNSTHFKVSVMDSQEKLVNCGKIAVKINGVTINVTNLVNGSAIINYEIKKPVLVTVVYDGKNIYANNRVNITVTP from the coding sequence TTGAATGTCAGAAAAATATTTGGTATATTATCAATTATTTTCATTGTTTCTGTAGTATCATTATCAGCTATTTCTGCAACTGATTCAGATACATCAACATATTCTGAAAATATAGTAGAACAAACACAAACTGGTATTACAAATGATATTTCCGATATACAAACAGTAAATAATGATAATAAAACTAGTAAAACAACTGATATTAAAAAAACTTCTGTAAAAAATATAAAAACAGAAAATATTCAAACAGTAACTGATTATGACTCATTGAAAACTCAATGGAATAATATTCAGGAAAATGGAGTAAATGGTACAGAATATACCATTAATCTAAAAAATGGTGAATATAAAATATCTGAAACATTAATAGCAAATACATCATCACCAGCAGTGACAATCACACTAAATGGTGAAGATGTAAATAAAACAATAATTGATGGACAAGGATTACATAAATTCATCTATATAAATAATAAGATAAATAATAAAAACTCTGTTCTTAAACTTAATAATTTAACAATACAAAATTGTTTAGAAGATAATAGTACTGGTTTAGGGATGGATGGTGGTGCAATATATGCTAAGAATTATAAAACAATTGTAGATAATTGTAACTTTATTAATAATAGCATATTTATAAAAAATAAATTAACAGGTTTTGGTGGAGCAATACTTACTTATAATATAACTGTTAAAAACTCAACCTTTAAAAATAATAGTGCAGAATCTGGTGCAGCATTAGAAGTTGTGTCTGCTGGAAGTATAATTGAAGATTCTCAATTCCTTAATAATAATGCAACATTATATGCAGCTGTTTATTTTGCAGGTAATTTAACAGTAAATAGATGTGAATTTATTAATAATACAGCAGGTCAAGCTAGTGCATTATATAGAGTAGGTTATCTTCCATCTTTAACAATGGATAGATGTACTTTTATTAATAATAGTGGTCATAGTGCAGCATATGATTCATATTGGTTATATGCAGGTGCACCTCAAAATATTTCAAACTGTGTATTTATTAATAATACTGGTGGAAGCAGAGTTAATGATCTTTACCTATATGGTCAATGGGATTTTGAAGCAGTAGCAAACTATACTTATTTTGCTGGTGTAGCAAATCCTGTAAACTCATACTCTAAAAGTGCACTAATTGTTGATAACATAATAGCTGTTCTTGCTAATAATCATACTCAAGGTGCTACTGTCACACAACTTGAAAAACAATTAATTGTTAAAGCAACAGCAATAGGTATATATAACGATCATGAAGTTACAAGTATTGGGAATGGATATGAAATTCCACTTTCTGTTGATTGCGATTACTTTAATGTTAGTGGTGTAGTATTAAATGAAGAAAACAAATTCACTTACGTATTTGATTTAACTACTTTGCCTGAGAACTTTGATGATTTCACAATTTATGCTGATGGCGTTAAAGTAGCAACTGTAACTTATAAAAAAACAGACATTGAAATAAATCCAATCATAAGTAAAGCAGGTCAAAATATAACAATAAATGCAACTATATCAGAGAATGGCATGTTATTAAACAAAGGTAAAGTAGCATTTAAATTAAATGGTAAAACAATTGGACATGCAAACGTATCATTAGGAACAGCATCACTTAATTATCAAATACCATATTACACAGCAAAAAATTACACAATAACTGTAGTATATGGTGGAACAAATAAATTTAGTCCAGCAAGAGTAAACACAACACTCACACTAAAAAAACTAGCTACTAAAAACACTATAAAAACAACAACAGTTAACAATACTCTTAAAATAACAGTAGAAACAATAGATGAAAATAACAAACCAGTAACAAGAGGAAAACTAGCAGTTAAAATAAATGGTGCAACAATAAACACAACAACCACAACTGGAAACGAAACAATAGAATATAAAATAGCAAAATCATGGAATAATAAAAAAATAACAATAACTGCAATATATGGTGAAAACTCACTATATGATACAAACAGAGTAAATATCACAGAAACACTATCCATCCAAAAAAACAATACTACTACAACACAAAAAACATCACTAAAATCCACAAACACTACCACAACACAAAAAACATCACTAAAAACAGCAGATACAAATATTTACTACGTATCTAACACAGGTTCTGATAACAATGCAGGAACAGAATCAAATCCATTTAAAACAATAGAAAAAGCAATAAACACAATAAACACAACAAAACAAGCTTCAACAATATACTTAATAGAAGGAACATACAAAGGTAAAGGAAACACAAACCTCACAGTACCTGGAGATTTAACAATAAAAATAATCGGACTTGGAAACACAAGTATTGATGGAGAAGTAAACTACACTATAAAAACTCAACTTGACCCTGGAGAATATTATTGGGGATCAAGCCCTATATGGTATCCATATAGTAACACTAGTGGTAACTGGGCAATGAACATTACAAAAGGTAATGGAAAAATAACAATTGAAAACCTCACAATAAAAAATTGCTGGAGTCCAGGAGGATCATCAATAGCAGCATATGCTACAGCAAATATTGATAACTATGGTAACCTTGAAGTAAACAATGTTAGCTTCATATTCAACCATGGAGGTGTAGGTGCAAGTATACGTAATAATAACGGATCTACATTAACAGTAAATAATTCATTATTTGATGGAAATAGAAAATCATCCAGTACTGGAAACTATGGTCCAGGTATATATAACAATGGTACAGCAAGTGTATATAACAGTCTATTCCAAAACAACTATGCTCGTTGGGGAACAATAACCAATGATAAAATAATGACAATTGTAAACTGTACACTAAAAGATAACATAGGATATGATGGTGGAAGTACCTACAAAACAGGATCAGGAATAACAATAAACACAGCATCAACAGATTTCTATGCAAGTATGAATAACACTGGTGTTAAAACTGTAATCGATGGATGTACATTTATTAATAATGAACAATTAGATGTATATGCTGATATAAGTGAATTTAATCTAACAAACTCAGTATTTAATAAAAGTACTGGTGTTGTAGTTACAGGAAGTTCTGAAAACTATGGAATAACACAAATAATTGCAAACAATACATTTGTAGATTCAATAGGATCAACATTATACAACAGTCTTTCAAGTACAGATAAAATAATACTTACATTAAGATTAGAAGCAAAATACAAATATATTATAGAAAATAACACAGTATCTGGTCTAACAGGTACTTCTTCACGAGCTATAGAATTATCTGCAGATAATTCAATAATTAAAAATAATACCGTTGATAGAACAATATCAATCAATGGTAAAAATAACACAATTGAGGAAAATAATATAACAACATCTCAAGATGCATATACAATTATATTGAAAAATGGAAATAATTCAGTTAAAAATAATTACCTTTATACAAATGGATATAGAGGAAATGCAGCAGTAAACTCAACAAGCACAACAAACATAGTAGAAAATAATTTACCTGAAGTAGTTGAGATAACAATTGATGATGAATCATACAATACATTCTTTGATGAAAATGGTAATTTAAGACCTTCATTTGGAACAATAGAACAAATAACAATCACTGGAGCTCTAACTAATAAAAATATAATTATAAATAAAACAATTAGTATCATACAAGGTAATAATAAAATAACCTCATACAATGTTACTATAAAAGAAAATGGTGGAAAACTTGATGTATCTGGATTAATTATTCAAAATACAAATAATAATCCAATAATTATATTAAATAATAATGGTGTTGTTCAAAAAGTTAAATTCCAAACAAATAATGAATATGCTATTATTTTAAATGGTGAAAATAACATAATCAAAAACAATGAATTACTAGCAGATGTACTTGTAGGAGATAATGCAGTAAAATCTAGTCAAAATAATGAAATATCTTCAAACACACCAATATACATTAATTATGTATTGTCTGAAGAAACATACAACACATACTTTGATGAAAAAGGATATATTAAACAATTATCCTCTGATAAAGATATTCATTTCATGATAAATGGATCACTATCAAATAAAAACATAATCTTAGATAATAATAAAACAGTATCTATACTTTATTACAATAATTCAGTATTATATAATACAACAATTACAACACTCGGAACAACAAATCTCAATATAAGTAATATTACTATCATAAACAATAACAATAGGGAAGCTATTAACCTAAACACACCTACAAACACAATATCTTATGTAAATATAACAACAAATGCTAATGCTATAAACGTTATTAATTCAACAAAATTACTCATAAATTACAATAATATTAATGTAAATAGTAAATCTAATGTAACAGCAATAAGTATAAAAGATTCAAAAACATCAATTAGTATACAATATAATAATATTACAACAAAAGGACTTTCAACAACAGTTGATGAAACAGGACATGCAGGAACAACAGGTATTGAAGCATTAAACACAACTGGTTTAATAATACAAAGAAATAATTTAAACACAACATTTACCCATGTTGAAGGAGAATATGATACAATATATTCTATAAATTTAGTAAATCCTGAACTTTTAACATATGTACGGATATTGTATAACAACATAGTAACAGATGGTAATAGTTATGCATATGGAATAAACATGATAAATCAAACAGTACGTTTTGAATATAATAATGTAAGTACTGAAGCAAATGGTCAAGCAACAGGACTACAAGCAACAAATATAAATGCATATATTGCTGATATATATCATCCATGGGGAATAAGATATTCTACATTTAAATCAGAAACATCTAATTCATATGGGGTAATTTTATCTGCAGCTCATGATTTAGCTGTATTTTCAAATAAGTTTTATTTAAATGGACTTAACGCCATAGGTGTAAATACATATAAAACTAAAAATGTGACAATAGTAAGCGATACATTTGAAATGTATAATGATAATGTGAAAGCTATTGAAATTATAGATTCATTAAAAACAAATATAACTTCTAATGCAATAGATATAATTGCTAAAAATAATACAGCAATTGAATTATTAAACACTACAACTACATTAGTAACTAAAAATACAATAATAACAAATACAAAATACAGTGTACTTATAAATGAAAATTCCTATGAAAATGCGGTAACAAATAATATATTATATTCTGAAGAGTTAGCTGATGATTCTGTATTAAAACTTAATTCAAATAATCGTGTAAGAGAAAATCTTCCAGAAAGTATAACTACAGATTTCTATTTAACTGATAGTACATATTCTCAGTTCTTTGATGAAAATGGTATTTTAAGAAATAACGTACCTGCAGGAATTAAAATAATGCTTACAGGTAATTTACATGATAAAGTATTAAATATAACTAAACCATTAACTATTGTTTCTGATGGTACAACATATTATGATTGTAAATTAATACTTTCAGCTAATGAAATTAATATTACAGGAGCTAAATTCATAGGAAATAACACTAAAATAATAATAGATGGTAATTCATCTAATTTAGACTTTGCTCTAGATATTGAAGGTGTTTTAGGTAATCAAACTATAATAACAATAAATGGAAATTACAATACAATTAATTCAACAGGTACTATTGATGTAGATGCTGATAAAACTAATAATAATACTAATATTATTGTAGAACATGTAACTGGAAATTATAATACAATAACTCATGGTTATATGTATTCAGCTTATTCAAATAATACCATACTATTATTCTTAGAAAATGCAAAATATAATAATATAACAGCACAAACATTAGTAGCTCAATATGCTAATAGAGCAGTGGATGTTTATATGAAAAATTCTGATTATAATAACTTTACTTTTGGAGGATTACAATCTCAGTCATCTATTAACTTTATTGGAATAATATTAGATAATTCATCTTATAACTATATAAGTAAACGACCTAATGATTATTCAGCAAGTATTAGTGTACGTGGATCTAATCTTGAATCAAACATGGGATTACTCTTAATGAATCAATCTAACCATAATAATATAATTGGAATAACTTCCATGTTAAAACTGAACATGCCATCAATATTATTAATATTAAATTCCGATTTTAATAATATATATAATTGTACATTATATACACTAACTACTGATGGATTTGCAGTTAACATTACAGAAGGTAGAAATAACACTGTTGAATGGAACTTTTTAAATTCAACTAGTCTTTTAGGAGATAATGCAGTAATACAAGAAATGGATGGTGAAACAGTACAGAATACTGTAAGATATAATTACGGATCAACTTCTTTATATAAATCTAGTCAAATAAAATTAGATGATATTGTAGGTCATATTGGTGATATGGTTGAATTAAGTGCTAATGTAACATATAGAAATGGTACTATGTGGAATTCACCATATGTATCTATTGATAAAGGTTATGTTGTATTTAAAGAAAATGGTGTTGTAATTGGTAAAGTGGATGTTGATGAAACTGGATTTGCTAAATTAAATTACACAATTCCTGATACATCTAAACAATTAAATATATCTGCTGAATATTATGATACTTCACTTGCATATTATCACAGTTCAATTAATAAGGTATTATCTGTAAATAAATATGGATCATCTGTTTTATTGTCTGATGTGGTTAGTGTTGGTACTCGTGCTACTATAATTGCTATAGTACAAGATGAGAATAAAAATATCATATCTAGTGGTAAATTAGCATTTAAATTAAATGGTGTAACTATTGGTTATGCTTTTATTGAACAGAATATAGCAATGTTTAATGTGGATATAACTAAGTACAGTCCTAAGAATTATACTATAACTGCTGTGTATGAGGGAAGTAATAAGTATGAATCTGCAAGACAAAATTCAACTTTAGTTATTCAAGCAGGAGAACCTACATCTGTACAATTAACGAAACAAAATAGTACTCATTTCAAAGTATCTGTAATGGATAGTCAAGAAAAATTAGTAAATTGTGGTAAAATCGCTGTTAAAATTAATGGAGTTACAATTAATGTTACTAATTTAGTAAATGGATCTGCAATTATAAACTATGAAATAAAAAAACCAGTCTTAGTTACTGTAGTTTATGATGGTAAGAATATTTATGCTAATAATAGGGTAAATATAACTGTAACACCTTAA